In the Streptomyces sp. f51 genome, one interval contains:
- a CDS encoding lactate 2-monooxygenase, whose amino-acid sequence MAKHWADFQYEIYLNGMTGAVPRLPTDLTRLEELTEQRLGPGPVGYVAGSAGDGSTARANREALGRRRIVPRMLRDVHERDLSVEVLGRPLPAPLALAPIGVLSIMHPDAECAAARAAAAQGVPYILSSASSTPMEQVAEAMGDGERWFQLYWAKDREVTRSFLDRAKAAGFTALFVTLDTPLLAWRPRDLDQAYLPFLHGVGTANYFSDPAFLAGLAKPVHEDPNAAVMHFVSMFADPGKTWPDLAFLRENWDGPIVLKGILHPDDARHAAEAGMDGVVVSNHGGRQVAGSVAAADALPRVAAAVGDRLTVLFDSGIRTGDDVFKALALGARAVLVGRPYAYGLGLDGQAGVEHVVRCLLAEFDLTLALSGHAHPASVGPDDLIEEPS is encoded by the coding sequence ATGGCGAAGCACTGGGCCGACTTCCAGTACGAGATCTATCTGAACGGGATGACGGGCGCCGTGCCGCGGCTGCCCACCGATCTGACACGGCTGGAGGAGCTCACCGAACAGCGGCTCGGACCCGGTCCGGTCGGCTATGTGGCGGGAAGCGCGGGCGACGGCAGCACCGCGCGCGCCAACCGGGAGGCGCTGGGACGGCGCCGGATCGTGCCGCGCATGCTGCGCGACGTCCACGAACGCGACCTGTCCGTCGAGGTGCTGGGGCGGCCGCTGCCCGCGCCGCTCGCGCTCGCGCCGATCGGCGTTCTGTCGATCATGCACCCGGACGCGGAGTGCGCCGCGGCACGGGCCGCCGCCGCGCAGGGCGTCCCGTACATCCTGTCCTCGGCCTCCAGCACCCCGATGGAGCAGGTCGCCGAGGCCATGGGCGACGGGGAGCGCTGGTTCCAGCTGTACTGGGCGAAGGACCGCGAGGTCACGCGCAGCTTCCTGGACCGGGCGAAGGCGGCCGGGTTCACCGCGCTGTTCGTCACGCTCGACACCCCGCTGCTCGCCTGGCGCCCGCGCGACCTCGACCAGGCGTACCTGCCGTTCCTGCACGGCGTGGGCACCGCCAACTACTTCTCCGACCCGGCGTTCCTGGCGGGTCTGGCCAAGCCGGTGCACGAGGACCCGAACGCGGCCGTGATGCACTTCGTGAGCATGTTCGCCGACCCCGGCAAGACCTGGCCCGATCTGGCCTTCCTGCGGGAGAACTGGGACGGGCCCATCGTCCTCAAGGGCATCCTGCACCCGGACGACGCCCGTCACGCCGCCGAGGCCGGGATGGACGGCGTGGTGGTCTCCAACCACGGCGGCAGGCAGGTGGCGGGGTCCGTCGCGGCCGCCGACGCGCTGCCCCGGGTGGCGGCGGCGGTGGGCGACCGGCTCACCGTGCTCTTCGACAGCGGCATCCGCACCGGCGACGACGTCTTCAAGGCGCTCGCCCTCGGCGCGCGGGCGGTGCTCGTCGGACGTCCCTACGCCTACGGGCTCGGCCTCGACGGCCAGGCGGGCGTCGAACACGTCGTCCGCTGTCTGCTCGCCGAGTTCGACCTCACCCTCGCCCTGTCCGGCCACGCCCACCCGGCCTCCGTCGGCCCCGACGACCTGATCGAGGAACCCTCATGA